One Anthonomus grandis grandis chromosome 13, icAntGran1.3, whole genome shotgun sequence DNA segment encodes these proteins:
- the LOC126744303 gene encoding outer dynein arm-docking complex subunit 4: MQSANPFGKPKDEIFGQETLHRETAYYISRLEQYENAIKHFDQAIKKTPKDQRALIGRSRARAHVSQNEGALDDINEALNLDPDNLTLLADKALNTYLCCEFEEGLVQNTRLLPLREKPENFKMGVMQCTDAIENCVGDRCGRPLRDYFKMIRKLAWERNYAAQKPFEPIARNRPKKKPGLFEKMVSHKEGGLEPVQPLKLVKLKGKSESDENLLRESLHSISTNKEPIPPYHQNFPFRPLQQHTTNIENYIAEKYLDKMYLDKVFLNKLESMPGTICPNAKGVTRIKQIVKNCYKTVSYKQEVLRTRRPFYFIKYREARVSGALKKRQEMELAHQQYFVKLEAESILANMMAAYEQKRLQDFLNLTEKLRRYCDMKSKKLLPAKSDYMTAIYQTACKAFYDVYRLNPGHSSYLQNKRLYAILGIPLSREPSTDSVIREFKNVFVDHKKLISTFEVRLKNAVDPLEICWYYHELARLQLEEKHFDLSRVYARKCIYEASKLKNEMWIFNCAMLMCKSNIQQHNKSDAKNDIRIAQRSARKLNDKEKDEYLEKCLNLIDTVQFDDVYGAKELQRREQKIIQMMGNSKMKDEVAHLFRIMSAMPANRRMTVIPGVVVKSGLKENKGRSMSIMPNKDNPSSVELKEVSKSSQKLMQDLSLHMEY, translated from the exons ATGCAGTCCGCGAACCCTTTCGGTAAACCTAAAGACGAAATTTTCGGTCAGGAGACCCTACATAGGGAAACGGCCTACTACATCTCGCGATTGGAACAGTACGAGAACGCCATAAAACACTTCGATCAGGCGATCAAAAAAACCCCAAAAGACCAGAGGGCCTTAATCGGTCGGTCGAGGGCGAGGGCACACGTGTCGCAGAACGAAGGGGCTTTGGATGACATTAATGAGGCTTTAAACTTAGACCCGGATAATTTAACGTTACTCGCCGATAAGGCTTTAAATACTTATTTGTGTTGCGAATTTGAGGAAG GTTTGGTCCAAAACACCCGCCTGTTGCCCCTGCGTGAGAAACcggaaaatttcaaaatgggCGTGATGCAGTGCACAGACGCCATCGAAAACTGTGTGGGAGATCGTTGCGGCAGACCGCTCAGGGACTATTTCAAGATGATCAGAAAACTCGCGTGGGAGCGGAACTACGCGGCCCAGAAACCGTTTGAACCGATCGCCCGTAATCGACCGAAAAAGAAACCGggactttttgagaaaatggtTTCGCATAAGGAGGGTGGTCTTGAGCCGGTGCAACCCTTGAAACTGGTCAAGTTAAAAGGGAAAA GTGAATCAGACGAGAACCTCCTCAGGGAATCACTGCATTCGATATCGACGAACAAGGAGCCCATACCGCCCTACCATCAGAATTTCCCTTTTAGGCCCTTGCAGCAGCACACCACCAACATTGAGAACTACATCGCCGAGAAATATCTGGATAAGATGTATTTGGACAAGGTATTTTTGAATAAGTTGGAATCGATGCCCGGGACCATTTGTCCAAATGCCAAAG GTGTCACAAGAATCAAGCAAATAGTGAAAAACTGCTACAAAACAGTCTCCTACAAGCAAGAGGTCCTTCGTACACGTAGACCGTTTTACTTCATCAAATACCGAGAGGCCAGGGTGTCCGGGGCCCTAAAGAAGCGCCAAGAGATGGAACTGGCCCACCAACAGTACTTTGTCAAACTTGAAGCCGAGTCGATCCTTGCAAACATGATGGCGGCCTACGAGCAAAAGAGGCTGCAAGACTTCTTGAACTTGACCGAGAAACTCAGGAGATATTGCGACATGAAGTCCAAGAAGCTGCTGCcag CCAAATCCGATTACATGACGGCAATCTACCAAACCGCTTGCAAAGCGTTTTATGACGTGTACCGTTTAAACCCGGGCCACAGCTCCTACCTGCAGAACAAGCGACTCTATGCCATCCTGGGAATCCCACTGAGCAGAGAACCATCGACCGATTCGGTCATACGGGAGTTTAAGAACGTGTTCGTTGATCACAAGAAGCTTATTTCCACTTTTGAGGTTCGTCTCAAGAACGCTGTGGACCCCTTGGAGATTTGCTGGTACTATCATGAACTAGCCAG ATTACAACTTGAAGAGAAACACTTTGACCTATCCAGAGTCTACGCGAGAAAATGCATCTACGAAGCCTCCAAATTGAAAAACGAGATGTGGATCTTCAACTGCGCGATGCTGATGTGCAAATCGAACATTCAACAGCATAACAAGAGCGACGCGAAGAACGACATCCGGATCGCGCAACGAAGCGCACGCAAGCTCAACGACAAGGAAAAAGACGAATATTTGGAAAAGTGCCTGAACCTAATCGATACCGTACAATTCGACGACGTATACGGTGCCAAAGAGCTTCAAAGACGGGAACAGAAGATCATCCAGATGATGGGCAACTCGAAGATGAAGGACGAGGTGGCGCATTTGTTTAGGATAATGTCCGCGATGCCCGCCAATCGACGGATGACGGTGATTCCAGGTGTGGTGGTCAAGTCGGGTTTGAAGGAGAACAAAGGGAGGTCCATGTCCATTATGCCCAATAAGGATAACCCGTCATCTGTGGAGTTGAAAGAGGTCTCTAAGTCCAGTCAGAAGCTGATGCAGGATCTCTCGTTACATATGgagtattga